GACCTCGCCGTGCTGTCGCATCTGCCCGGCTATGCCGAATTGCGCCAGGCCTGCGAGGAATGCGGCGTCGAGCTGATGGAGGCGCCGATGAGCATCACCGGCATGGTCAACGTGGGCGAAGGCGCGGTCACGATCGGCTTCGCCGCCGAGGAACATGTCGCCGAGTTCTGAGGATGGCCGCCGCATGCCGCACCCGAGCGCCCTGCTGCTCTTGCTTGCCGTGACCGGCACACCGGCCGTCGCCGGCACGGTATACAAGTGCAGCGGCGCGGATGGCCGAGTGATCTATCAGGACACGCCGTGCGCGAAGACACAGCGGCAGCAGACCCTGCAGTTGCCGGACGACACGACCGCGCCGCCGCCGACCAGCGTAGTCACCAGGCCCGACCGCCCGCCGCCCGTGGCGGCGCCCGCCCCGCCATCCACGCCAGGCGTGCCGCTGGTCCAGCTGTACCAGTGCAGGCACGCCGTCGACGGCAGCCTCTACGTCAGCCGCAACGGCAATCCGCCACCGTTCCGCGCACCGCTGGGCATGCTCGGCGCGCTGTCGACGCCGCTGGGCGAGGTCTACGGATCACCGAACCACGCCGGCATCTCCGCGCCGGAGGCGAACCGCGGCCGGGTCAGTGCCGGGCTGGTCGCCAACAACTACGTATGGGTGCAGGACCGGTGCCGGCCGATGAGCGTGCCGGAGATCTGCAGCGAGTTGCGCGACGAGCAGGAACAGAACGCGCGCAAGCTGCAGCGCGCGTTCAAGAGCGACCGGCCGCCGCTGCAACGCCGCGACGACGAGCTGCAGGCGCAGTTGACCCACTGCTGAGGCCGCTCAGAAACCGTAGCTCATGAAGCCGCCGTCCACCGCCAGCACCTGGCCGGTGATGTAGCTGGCCGCCGGCAGGCACAGGAACGCGATCGCGGCGGCCACTTCCTCGGGCTCGCCGATCCGCTTCAACGGCGTGCGCTCGAGCACCTCGTCCAGGTAATCGGCGTCGGCCAACGCCGGTTCCGAGCGCTGGGTGCGGATGTACCACGGCGCCACCGCGTTGACGCGGATGCCATCCACCGCCCACTCCGCGGCGAGGTTGCGGGTGAGCTGGTGCAGCGCCGCCTTGCTCATCCCATAGGGCGAGCCGGTGCGCACGTGCGTCATCGCCGAGACCGAGCCCACGTTGACGATCGCCGCGTTCGCGTGCTGCACGAGTTGCGGATGCGCCAGCCGGCACATCTCGAATGCGGAGAACAGGTTCTGCTCGAAGACCGCGCGCACCTCGCTGGTGTTGTAGTCCAGCGTGGCCATGGGCCGGTTGCCGCCGGCGTTGTTGATCAGCAGCGACACCGGCGCAGCCAGGTCGGCGATCCAGTCGAACACCGCCAGGCGCTCCTCCGCCTCGGCCAGGTCCGCGCCGAATGCCAGCACTTCGACATCGGCGAATTCATCGGCCAGCTCCACCCGCACTTGCTCGAGGTAATCCTCGTCGCGCGCCACCAGCAGCAGGTCGGCGCCGAGGCTGGCCAGTTCGCGCGCGGTGGCGTAGCCGATGCCCTTGCTGGCACCGGTGATCAGGGCGGTATGGCCTTGCAGCTGCCAGGTGTCGGGACGGCTGTTCATGGGCGCAGCTTAAAACGTCGTTCCGGCGGCGCCTAGTGACGCGCCGCGGATCCTTGCCTGCGAACGTGCATGGCGGGACACTCGGCACTTCGACCACGCGCGAGAACCGCCATGAAGCCGCTGCCGCTCCTGCTCTGCGTCCTTGCCCTCGGCGCCTGTTCCAGCAAGCCGCCGGAACCCCAGGCCAAGCCGGCGGCGGCCGACACCGCCACGCCGTTCGACGCGCTGAAGGCGGACGAGCAGCGCGCCAAGGACGTGCAGAAGGTCGTCGACAAGCAGGCCGAGGAGCAGCGCAAGCAGATCGAGGCGCAGGAACAGTAAGGTCCGTTTCCGCTCAGTGACGGACCCGCTTCAACGCGGGCTGCATAGGCAGTCCGCGTAGATGTTCGGCGTACCGGCCTTCGCGTTGCGCAACAGCTGCAGTTCCGGCGCCAGCGCGGGCAGTTGGGCGAACCAGTTCGGCAGGCGCACGCCCCACGACCGCAGCACGTGCACGCTGGCGGTCTGGTTGAGGCCGATCAGGAAACGCTCGAAGCCGCCCAGCGGCGCCTCCACGTAGCGCACCGGGTAGCCCTTGCCCAGCTTGGCCAGGCTGGCCGCATCGGCGACGGCGGCCTGCAGCCCGCCGAGCCGATCGACCAGGCCGCGTTCGAGCGCCTGCTGGCCGGTCCACACCCGGCCCTGCGCGATCGCGTCGACCGCCTCGTAGCTCTTGCCGCGCGCCTTCGCCACGTTGCCGACGAAGTCGCGGTAACCCTTGTCGATGATCGCCTGGATCACCGTGCCGACCTTCGGATCGAGCGGACGGCTGATGTCGAACGCGCCGGCCATCGGCCCGGTGCCGACGCCGTCGCTCTGGATGCCGAGCTTGGCCAGCGTGTTCGGCACCGTGTAGTACATGCCGAAGATGCCGATCGAGCCGGTGATGGTGTTCGGCTCGGCGAAAATGTGGTTCGCGTTCATCGCGATCCAGTAGCCGCCGCTGGCCGCCACGTCGCCCATCGACACCACCACCGGGATGCCCGCGCGGCGGGTCAGCTCGACCTCGCGGCGGATCTGCTCGGCCGCGTACACCTCGCCGCCGGGCGAGTTGACCCGCAGTACCAATGCCTTGGTCTTGCGGTCCTCGCGCGCGCTGCGGATCAGCGCCGCGGTGGACTCGCCGCCGATCGAACCGGCCGCGCGCTTGCCGCCGGCGATCTCGCCCTCCGCCACCACGATCGCCACGCCCGGCGCGAACAGGTCGCCGTCGCGCGGCACGCCGGCCGCGTAGCGGGCGAAGTCGACCTGGCGGAAGCTGTGGCCTTTCCGGTCGGCCGGGATGCCTTCCTTGCGCATCATCGCGATCAGTTCGCCGCGGGTGGCCAGGCCGTCCACCAGGTGCTGGTTCAGCGCCAGCTGGGCCAGGTTGCCCTGGGTGCTGGCGATGTGCTGCGGCAGGTTGTCGATGTCGTCGCGCAGCGCCGCCGGGTCCAGCTTGCGCAGTTGCGCCACTTCGGCGAGGTAGCCGTCCCACAGGCCGCCCATCCAGTAGCTGTCGGCCTGTTTCGCCTCGGCCGAGGCGTGGTCGAGGATGTACGGCTCGGCCGCGCTCTTGAACTCGCCGACGCGGAACAGGTGCACGTCGACGCCGAGCTTGTCCAGCAGGTCCTTGTAGAACAGGCGGTAGTTGGCCAGTCCGGTGATCAGCACGCCGCCCTGCGGGTCGACCAGCAGGCGATCGGCATGCGCGGCCAGGTAGTACTGGCCCTGGTCCAGGTTCACCGCCCACGCGACCACCGGCTTGCCCGCCGCGCGGAAGCGGTCCAGCGCCGCGCCCACCTCGCGCAACGCGGCAAAGCCGCCGCCCTGCAGCTCGTCCGGCAGCAGCAGGATGCGGCTGATCCGCTTGTCCTTGGCCGCCGCGTCGATCGCGCCGACCAGGTCGCGCACCTGCACCTGCTTCGGCTGCTCGCCGGACAAGCCGGCCAGCGCGCGCTGCAGCGGCTCGATGCTGTACTGCTCGACCAGTTGGCCCTGCGGCTTGATCACCAGCACGCTGTCGTCCTGCACCGCGCGTTCCATCCGGCTGCCGGCCACGCCGGCGGTCAGCAGCAACAGCAGCACGAACAGGACGCCGAAGAACACCAGGTTGATGATCACCAGCCGCAGCATGTTGATGCCGCGCCCGAGCGCGCGCAGGAAGGCCCAGAAACCGTTGCGGCGTGGCGGTGGCGGTGGTGGCAGCGTCATGTGGATATCCGGAATCGTCGGGTCAAGCGTAGCCGGTCAGGCCGGCGCGGTCATCGGCATGTGACGGCGCCAGCGCTGTTTCCACGCGCTGCGCCAGAAGCGGGTGAACAGCATCACGGCGGCCACCGACAGGCCGGCGATCAGGCCGATCCACATCCCGCGTGCGCCCATGCCGTGATGGAAGGCCAGCCACCAGCCCACCGGCATGCCGATCATCCAGTATGCGAACAGGGTGATCGCCATCGGCACGCGGGTGTCCTTGAGGCCGCGCAGCGCGCCGTTGGCGGCGACCTGGACGCCGTCGGAGAACTGGAACAGCCCGGCCAGCATGATCAGCTGCGCAGCCAGCGCGATCACCTTCGGCTCATGCGTGTACAGCGTGGCGATGAAATGCGGCAAGCCCAGCATCAGGCCGGC
This window of the Rhodanobacter soli genome carries:
- a CDS encoding DUF4124 domain-containing protein, with protein sequence MPHPSALLLLLAVTGTPAVAGTVYKCSGADGRVIYQDTPCAKTQRQQTLQLPDDTTAPPPTSVVTRPDRPPPVAAPAPPSTPGVPLVQLYQCRHAVDGSLYVSRNGNPPPFRAPLGMLGALSTPLGEVYGSPNHAGISAPEANRGRVSAGLVANNYVWVQDRCRPMSVPEICSELRDEQEQNARKLQRAFKSDRPPLQRRDDELQAQLTHC
- a CDS encoding SDR family oxidoreductase; the encoded protein is MNSRPDTWQLQGHTALITGASKGIGYATARELASLGADLLLVARDEDYLEQVRVELADEFADVEVLAFGADLAEAEERLAVFDWIADLAAPVSLLINNAGGNRPMATLDYNTSEVRAVFEQNLFSAFEMCRLAHPQLVQHANAAIVNVGSVSAMTHVRTGSPYGMSKAALHQLTRNLAAEWAVDGIRVNAVAPWYIRTQRSEPALADADYLDEVLERTPLKRIGEPEEVAAAIAFLCLPAASYITGQVLAVDGGFMSYGF
- the sppA gene encoding signal peptide peptidase SppA, encoding MTLPPPPPPRRNGFWAFLRALGRGINMLRLVIINLVFFGVLFVLLLLLTAGVAGSRMERAVQDDSVLVIKPQGQLVEQYSIEPLQRALAGLSGEQPKQVQVRDLVGAIDAAAKDKRISRILLLPDELQGGGFAALREVGAALDRFRAAGKPVVAWAVNLDQGQYYLAAHADRLLVDPQGGVLITGLANYRLFYKDLLDKLGVDVHLFRVGEFKSAAEPYILDHASAEAKQADSYWMGGLWDGYLAEVAQLRKLDPAALRDDIDNLPQHIASTQGNLAQLALNQHLVDGLATRGELIAMMRKEGIPADRKGHSFRQVDFARYAAGVPRDGDLFAPGVAIVVAEGEIAGGKRAAGSIGGESTAALIRSAREDRKTKALVLRVNSPGGEVYAAEQIRREVELTRRAGIPVVVSMGDVAASGGYWIAMNANHIFAEPNTITGSIGIFGMYYTVPNTLAKLGIQSDGVGTGPMAGAFDISRPLDPKVGTVIQAIIDKGYRDFVGNVAKARGKSYEAVDAIAQGRVWTGQQALERGLVDRLGGLQAAVADAASLAKLGKGYPVRYVEAPLGGFERFLIGLNQTASVHVLRSWGVRLPNWFAQLPALAPELQLLRNAKAGTPNIYADCLCSPR